In Populus alba chromosome 9, ASM523922v2, whole genome shotgun sequence, a genomic segment contains:
- the LOC118032396 gene encoding uncharacterized protein: MSEDCSSSEETNTPTTSISQDTFTTETTTITTSAFNIPPETPSSSSSFNTHLAIQSLSSILTTVSPSLLSQDQDPAFYLLHSPDISSQVSSLLRLPDSGAGDNSLCRWFYDTFQSSEPQLQLVVLRFLPIIAGLYLSRVALKKPLAGFEAVLLAIYAHETTSRAGQAMTVNVPDLSHPSIYHESKKPATDNDAADLNLAVISPSLEPHGTVRSTRRARIVGVALELYYSKMSLMPVRSKIDFCEFCKVWSGQDGDEYKDGELQDDKENVEFQDDQGNVGKESVIKEGRIALPWELLQPILRILGHCLLGPNKDKELIGSASAACRSLYSRSLHDINTQAILATRSLLRLSKMALDPKNNVDHTEIPVTDVISL, translated from the coding sequence ATGTCAGAAGATTGCTCCTCCTCTGAAGAAACAAACACCCCTACCACCTCCATATCACAAGACACCTTCACCACAGAAACTACCACGATCACCACCTCAGCCTTCAACATCCCCCCTGAAACCCCATCATCAAGTTCCTCCTTCAACACCCATTTAGCCATTCAATCCCTTTCTTCCATTCTAACCACAGTTTCtccctctctcctctctcaagaTCAAGACCCTGCCTTCTACCTCCTTCACAGCCCTGATATCTCCTCTCAAGTCTCATCACTCCTCCGTCTCCCCGACTCTGGTGCGGGCGACAACAGCCTCTGTCGCTGGTTCTATGACACGTTCCAATCCTCGGAACCCCAACTACAGCTCGTAGTCTTACGTTTCCTTCCCATTATTGCTGGCCTTTATCTCTCTCGTGTTGCCCTAAAAAAACCCTTGGCTGGTTTTGAGGCAGTTTTGTTAGCCATTTATGCACACGAAACTACCTCACGTGCAGGCCAAGCTATGACTGTTAACGTGCCTGATTTGTCACATCCAAGTATATATCATGAATCAAAAAAGCCTGCAACGGATAATGATGCTGCAGATTTAAACCTAGCTGTGATATCTCCGAGTTTGGAGCCTCATGGGACCGTGAGATCAACAAGAAGGGCAAGAATTGTTGGGGTTGCATTAGAGTTATATTATAGTAAGATGTCTCTTATGCCTGTTCGTTCTAAGATTGATTTTTGTGAGTTTTGTAAGGTTTGGTCTGGTCAAGACGGTGATGAGTACAAAGATGGCGAGCTTCAAGACGATAAAGAAAATGTTGAGTTTCAAGATGATCAAGGAAATGTTGGGAAGGAAAGTGTCATTAAGGAAGGGAGGATTGCTTTGCCATGGGAACTTCTGCAACCTATTTTGAGGATATTAGGGCACTGCCTTTTGGGTCCTAACAAGGATAAAGAATTGATAGGTTCGGCTTCCGCAGCATGCAGAAGTTTGTATTCAAGGTCTTTGCACGATATCAACACTCAGGCAATTTTGGCTACTAGGAGTCTTCTTAGGCTCAGTAAGATGGCCTTGGATCCAAAGAACAATGTTGATCATACTGAGATACCAGTGACTGATGTTATCTCCCTCTAA
- the LOC118032395 gene encoding non-specific lipid transfer protein GPI-anchored 12, translating into MSKLAITAIFLTLTIFSTVPAKTSGATAPVAAPAPVSGDLGPEAPGPTAVNECLTPLFNMSDCLGYVTQGSNLTVPDKNCCPELAGLIDSNIVCLCKLLGGDLAEQFGVSLDKGRALKLPAICKIEVPSATLCSAVGYPVQAPASGPSTGSTPLGPSPSTGENKKSVASNIAGSAYAVFGGLASLFLLTLF; encoded by the exons atgtcGAAACTAGCGATCACCGCCATATTTCTCACCCTAACCATCTTCTCAACAGTTCCAGCAAAAACGTCAGGAGCCACAGCTCCGGTGGCAGCACCTGCACCCGTTTCAGGTGATCTTGGTCCGGAAGCTCCCGGACCAACAGCAGTCAATGAATGTTTAACTCCATTGTTCAACATGTCTGATTGCTTGGGGTATGTAACACAAGGAAGTAACTTGACGGTCCCTGACAAGAATTGCTGTCCTGAGCTTGCCGGGCTGATAGATAGCAACATTGTATGTTTGTGTAAGCTGCTTGGTGGTGATCTTGCTGAGCAGTTTGGGGTCTCACTTGACAAGGGAAGAGCTCTCAAGCTCCCTGCAATTTGCAAGATCGAAGTTCCTTCAGCCACCTTGTGCTCag CTGTGGGATACCCAGTACAAGCTCCCGCAAGCGGTCCATCAACAGGCTCAACACCTCTAG GTCCATCTCCATCAACTGGAGAGAATAAAAAGAGTGTTGCTTCAAACATTGCTGGCTCAGCTTATGCAGTCTTTGGTGGCTTAGCATCTTTATTTCTCCTAACATTGTTCTGA